From one Henningerozyma blattae CBS 6284 chromosome 1, complete genome genomic stretch:
- the TBLA0A08490 gene encoding uncharacterized protein (similar to Saccharomyces cerevisiae YLL032C; ancestral locus Anc_4.26) produces MAIEFTVPFTTKIYFDAPHIYKTTNLWKTPNKDILKYNDINIPESASNEEKSIIYALPDNLENLTITEYCQSKDTPSVVNLSGFTTLGYIEPTNAICIAASLTTFKSLNDEQKKVFNDLSREFDVDIILTEKPIYIKDILNNDANNDDSLYITLLGKISHVEACLPHLQISLDILDKTRERFVQSLELESYSLLPLCTGINMSIIESLSKTYHCNIYLPSFSNIPDDIDVTPTIFFSSTVKAMTLTAKIKLETHIQKIKENLFFQRFSNISPLKLLFIKNFYDKTIKKLMNKFQSFITVTESFIEFQSPSVAILDVVTKIFTIQVLHNIVEIQMIMNDTFKFNDNKNLLTNLFKISSESKISLMQFSDVPNQLVFCIDHTSINIKRDYVDSESASFTNEDILNNLKNLFNKEKLFPFMKQLRAIFEIHPDFEEFISGKKNGKLTRIMELSSCLLSLEMNEGDENMFLNVISDSFEDFQKGFHCFTDELPSEDSFFIPEVYHRPVIGAGGSVIQTTMKKHNVFIQFSNSFFLPQNEFSHIRYDNVIIRCPHKNVMGIEMAKLELKELAKNYSSTQYKTFLRFSPGQYRFILEHGNDYIGQIEKNMNVYILFPTEEPSEGYELEIRGNNDNSMVAAQKLISLCFGSEKELILSSKLNIDDPKLFIKWHNEIIIPLKYSLNTEVTVSEKLIRLTYHKDNDINVRQSIDLLNEYLLKQNNSIKERRNIEDFISRTDTPEKTGDDPTSLLNRNKHDAQNSNNQHNNYMSNNVNNGRNYNSPTKNRVNLNSAPANQQLRNSSIPVDVDMDRKKFNVQYPYTGSNNTTAHANSNNTNTNNENTTNTTSNNKFNNGYMYDHGYEENNTQNFSTYPYNLAYPQEGQDMNI; encoded by the coding sequence ATGGCAATCGAATTTACGGTTCCTTTCACAACCAAAATTTATTTCGATGCCCCACACATATATAAAACGACTAATTTGTGGAAAACAcctaataaagatattttgaaatataatgatATCAATATCCCTGAATCAGCTTCTAATGAGGAAAAATCTATTATATATGCTCTTCcagataatttagaaaatctAACTATCACAGAGTACTGTCAAAGCAAAGATACTCCAAGTGTTGTTAACTTATCTGGCTTTACTACATTAGGTTATATTGAACCCACTAATGCTATCTGTATTGCAGCAAGTTTAACAACTTTTAAATCCTTAAACGATGAACAAAAAAAGGTATTCAATGATTTATCCAGAGAATTTGACGTTGATATTATCTTAACTGAAAAGccaatatatattaaagatatattaaataatgacgCTAACAATGACGATTCGTTGTATATTACACTTTTAGGTAAGATTTCACATGTAGAGGCTTGTTTACCACATTTACAAATATCACTTGATATACTAGATAAAACGAGGGAGAGATTTGTACAAAgtttagaattagaatccTATTCATTATTGCCTTTATGTACTGGTATTAATATGTCGATTATTGAAAGTTTATCAAAGACTTATCATTGCAATATTTACTTACCTTCCTTCTCTAACATCCCTGATGATATTGATGTAACACCaactattttcttttcaagTACTGTAAAAGCTATGACATTAACTGCAAAGATTAAGTTAGAAACCCACATCCAAaagattaaagaaaatttattttttcaaagattttcaaatatttctccactaaaacttttatttatcaaaaacTTTTATGATAAAACCATAAAGAAgttaatgaataaatttcaatctTTTATTACGGTTACCGAATCATTCATTGAATTTCAATCTCCATCTGTTGCCATTTTAGATGTTGTCaccaaaatatttacaatcCAAGTACTTCACAATATTGTCGAAATTCAGATGATTATGAATGATACATTTAAgtttaatgataataagaATTTGTTGactaatttattcaaaatttctaGTGAAAGTAAAATTTCACTAATGCAATTCTCTGATGTTCCTAATCAATTAGTTTTCTGCATTGATCATACTAGTATAAACATAAAAAGAGATTATGTTGATAGCGAATCAGCTTCATTCACCAATGAggatatattaaataatttaaaaaatttatttaataaggAAAAGCTTTTCCCATTTATGAAGCAACTAAGAGCTATCTTCGAAATTCATCCTGactttgaagaatttatcTCTGGTAAGAAGAATGGTAAGTTGACTAGAATCATGGAACTTTCTAGTTGTCTTTTATCATTGGAAATGAATGAAGGTGACGAAAATATGTTTTTAAACGTCATCAGTGATTCCTTTGAAGATTTTCAAAAAGGATTTCATTGCTTTACAGACGAACTACCATCAGAagattctttttttataccAGAAGTTTACCATAGACCGGTTATTGGTGCGGGAGGTTCTGTCATTCAAACAACAATGAAAAAACATAatgtttttattcaattttcaaACAGTTTCTTTTTACCTCAAAACGAATTTTCTCACATTAGGTATGATAATGTAATCATTAGATGCCCACACAAAAACGTAATGGGTATTGAAATGGCAAAACTTGAATTGAAGGAATTGGCCAAAAATTATAGCTCAACGCAGTACAAGACATTCTTAAGATTCTCACCTGGTCAATACCGTTTTATATTAGAGCATGGTAATGATTATATTGGtcaaattgaaaagaatATGAATGTTTATATCTTATTTCCTACTGAAGAACCATCAGAAGGTTATGAGTTAGAAATTCGGGGTAACAACGATAACTCAATGGTTGCTgctcaaaaattaattagcCTTTGCTTTGGTTctgaaaaagaattaattttaagtTCTAAATTAAACATTGATGATCCTAAACTCTTCATAAAATGgcataatgaaataattattccCTTAAAGTATTCTCTAAATACAGAAGTTACGGTATCTGAGAAGCTAATCAGATTAACTTATCATaaagataatgatattaatgtAAGACAATCTATTGATTTACtgaatgaatatttattaaagcagaataattctattaaagaaagaagaaatattgaagattttaTTTCCAGAACCGACACTCCTGAAAAGACTGGGGATGATCCTACTAGCTTGCTAAATAGAAATAAGCATGACGCCCAAAATAGCAATAACCAGCACAATAACTATATGTCAAATAATGTCAATAACGGTAGAAATTATAATAGTCCAACCAAAAATAGggtaaatttaaattctgcTCCTGCAAATCAGCAGTTGAGAAATAGTTCTATTCCTGTTGATGTTGATATGGACAGAAAAAAGTTCAACGTCCAATACCCTTATACTGGttctaataatacaacTGCGCATGCAAACTCTAacaatactaatactaataatgaaaatactACTAACACaacaagtaataataaatttaataatggttATATGTACGATCATGGTTACGAAGAAAATAACACTCAAAATTTTAGTACATACCCTTATAATTTAGCTTATCCACAAGAAGGACAAGATATGAACATCTAA